The Kwoniella shivajii chromosome 4, complete sequence genome segment TTCGCTTCAATGTTCGGAGGTATGGGCGGAGGATTCGAATTTGATATGGGCGGTGGGTCAAGCTCAAGACAAAGACGTAAACCatcaaaaggaagagataCGATCGTTCCATACGATATAAGTTTAGAAGATGCTTTTAAAGGTAAAAAAGTCGTAATGAGTTTAGAAAGAGACAGGATTTGTGGTGGATGTAAAGGATCAGGGGCAAGACCAGGTGTAGAACCTAAAGAATGTGGTAATTGTGAAGGAAAAGGTACAATATTCACCGATAGACATGTGAGCATTCCTTCCCGCCTGAAAAGGGCTTAGAAGAATCATTTCGCTCGTAATGATGTTTTGTATATTCTCGGACCCCAAGCTGACATAATCGCTATATTCCAGATCGCTCCTGGTTTACTTGGaaaagtcaaatcaccttgtccatcGTGTCATGGCGAGGGAAAGAAAATACGTGATAAAGAGAAATGTAAGAAATGTAAAGGATCAAAAGTTgtcaaagaaaagaaacgGATAGAGTTTATGATAGATCCTGGTACCGAGGATGGGGAGAGAATCGCATTGAGAGGGgagggtgatgaagaggtgagtattctACTCGATATTGCACCGAGGCCACACTTTAGTGAAGACGAAGCAATCATAGTTGGGGCAAATTTGCTGACAGATTATCCTCCTATACACTTACAGCCTGACATACCGGCAGGTGATATAATATTCCTCATTCGACATTTacctcatccatcattcagACCTCAACCATCTTCGCCCGGATCACTGCAAATACTAATATCAATCAGACTTTCCGAATCTCTACTTGGTTTCTCACGTATACTATTCATCCATTTAGACGGTAGAGGAATCAAGATCACATccagaaaaggtgaaaggatGATCCAACCAGGTAGTATATGGATAATAAAAGGGGAAGGAATGACAATTCGTGgaaccaaaagaaaaggcgATATGTATATCAGATTCGATGTGGAATTCCCTTCTTTGGAATGGGCAAATcagctggaagaaggaaatggagTGGAAACGAAAATAGAATTACCAGGTAGAAAACCAGATTTGAAGATTGAAGGTCAAGTGGTGGAAAGGGAATTATCATCAAAACCTGTTAACTGAAAATCGTGAAAAGGATACACCGTGGAATGACCAATCATCgtgaagatcaaaaagaCACAAAAGTCAAGTCTCAATGAAGGGCAAAGATTAGGGAAAGTCAAAGTCGTTGGTATGGAGGGAATCATTGGGTTAGGGCTCAGCTGAATACCGAAAAGACGGGTCATTCAATAGCATATATCCGGGAGATTTTGAAGTTTAACATTTGTAGCATATATCATATGGCGGAAGCACTAGGCATTATATCATCATTACATTTACATCGCACACCATTATGCACAACTCCTTTCGTAAGTGAAAATGCCACGCTTCAAACTGCTGTGAACAAGTTGGGTAAACTCGCTGATGGATTCACTTAATGGGTTCCTAGTCCAATTaagtcttcctcttttttcctACTCTATCTTCGCTATCTGAGCCCCTCTTCAATACAGATCTCCCCTTTGGAGCAGTAGCAGGGCgtttctctctttcctttccttttttagCGAGTTCGGCTGTATCAGACCCTGCTAACCCCCTATCGACATCGGCGACTTCGACATGTTGGACTTgctgctcttcttcctcgtctgcATCTCCTTGATCAGCAGTCTtaccttttcccttcttacccctattcttctttttgaccAGTACATACTGCATCGTTacatttctcttttcttctaaGCCTAATGGTTTTGTTGAGAGCGTTATAgaaagataaggatgatGTGTCATTTTTGGCCTATCCAATCTACATCAGCATCAAGTCACCTTCTCTATTCCCACCGATGTAGCAGGAAGAAGTGGTGAACTTACTTTGTTTTACCACCTAATACCCTTTCTAAGCTGTTTTCTTCTGTTCCCTTGCTATTTCCACTTGTATGCGTAATTTGAGAAGGATGATATAATGACGATTCAGTATACTGCCATatccctttccctttcttaCTCTGACGCATCTCAGCTAGATACGCTCTCTTCACGATCTCAGCTACTGAGATGAGTCTAGGTATGGCAGTTGTACACGGCAGTaatgttgttgatttgagCTTCGAAGGTCCTGCCTCGTTATTGGTTTGAGAGAGTGGGTCAGACGAAGGAGGGGGTGGGAGAGTATGGAGGATCAATGGAGTATGTGGATTGTCCTACATATTGAGCCAGGATTGTATGAGCATCAATAAGCTTCACATCAAGCCTCGAGATTTTGTCACAGTGATAAGACCACTCACACTCAAGAATTTCACTGCGAAATCTACATAAGATGATATACTTCCACCTGAAGTTATTCTCATCTTATATGGTTCGCCGACCTTTCCGTTCACGGAATTGCTTTGTACGCTGAGAACATTTCGTATAGGTTGTTTTCCTTTACTCTGGGTAGTCATCCTGATCCTCTCGTCTCTTCTTGCAAGCTATTATGGTGTACACAAATGCACTTTCGAGTAGAGCGATTCTTTCTGTTGACATATTGTGGTTTATGTCTCCTATCCTAATTCGAACTTTTCACGAATGACCTCCACTCCTGATACAGTTTAGGCCTGCTCCGTCTCTGGCGATGAGGTACGCCTAATTTGCCTCGCGCGTGGAATGTCATCGTGCTTCTTTCCCAAATTACTTTTGAACAATTAATTCGTTTCTATGGACATTCGATAAGAAAGAAGTCTTTTTCACTTACTTTCGCTTCGTCAAAACAGCACCCAAAAGTATATACAAAATGTCTGTAGGTCAGATAGATCCTGGATCAGCAGTATACGCTCAAGATGAGGTATGTCACTGAACTTTCAGCGGCCGGAAGTAAGCTGATTAATGTTCGTTGATTTAGAATGGAAGaccattcatcattgttCGGTAGGTCAGACCGCCAATTGACAGAACCGTTTTGACTAGGATAAgcatcaagctgatactgcTGTATGATGTAGtgaacaaggtaaaaagGTTAGAACTCATGGATTGGAAGCTATAAGAGTGAGCAACTtatcttttttcttctcgaTTGAAGTCCTGGTTGACTCAAGCTGACATAACGTTTGGGGATCAGAGTCATATCCTTGCTGCTCGAGCTGGTAAGCGAATCAACCAACCAAAATCTGATACAGGGGGAAAGCCTCAATAAGAGGATATACTGATAAATTCCGGATCATCGTAGttaccaatatcatcaaatcatcgCTTGGACCTCGTGGTGCGTTTTCCATTCATAATTCATCCATCGATCGCAATTGAGGAATTTCTAACATCATGTCTTGACGCATTAGGACTAGACAAGATCCTCATCTCGCCCGATGGAGATATAACAGTAACTAATGATGGAGCTACGATATTGGGTCAAATGGAAGTAGAACATCAAATCGCTAAATTACTAGTGGAAGTTTCCAAATCAcaggatgatgagattggtGATGGTACTACTGGTGTTGTTGGTGAGTCAAATAGTCCCAACTTCAACGAAGCGCCGgaatccttcttcacttgctTGCATCACATGGCACATACCTCCGTTAAAAGGATGATGCTGACCATTGGCTGTACGTTCATACAGTTCTTGCCGGTGCCCTTctttcatcagctttggaTTTACTGGATAGAGGTATTCACCCTATCAGGATCGCGGATGGTTATGAGAAAGCATGTGAAGTAGCCATACAGGAACTTGATAGAGTAGCAGATAAGGTAAGTCACTTAAATTCTACCGTAGAATCGAATAGCTCGGTGAGAGTTACGGCTGACAAAAAATCCGATTCCTTACGGCGGTTATAGATTGAATTCAGTAAAGAAGATACTTCCAACCTTTTCAAGACTGCTAAAACGAGTTTAGGAAGTAAAATGTGAGAATTAAGAGCGTCATAAAGAAAGACTactgaagctgattcatgTCCGATGATAGCGTCTCAATCGCTCATGATAAATTCGCAAACATAGCTGTGGATGCAGTACTATCAGTCGCAGATTTGGCTCGAAGAGATGTCGAtttcgaattgatcaaagtagATGGAAAAGTCGGTGGTTCTCTTGAAGACACATCTTTAGTAAAAGGTGTAGTAGTGGATAAAGACATGTCACATCCTCAAATGCCATCAGTGGTAAGAGACGCTAAGATAGCAATTTTGACTTGTCCATTCGAACCTCCAAGACCTAAAACAAAACACAAGTTGGATATTGAGTCGGTTGAAGAGTATAAGAAATTGAGAGAatacgaaaaagaaaaattCTTGGATATGATTAAAATGTGAGTTGTATCCGCTCATATCTGCTCCTACGCTTTCACTGTCGAGGTTCGCCTACGTATTTCGAAATAGAGTGCTTGTGGAAGTAATAGGCTTGAAACAAGGATGCGGGTGATATAAATCTCGAGTGGAGTTGTTGGTTGGGGTCACAGTTGGATGAAACGACGGTAGCAAGCGAAAACTTGAGGAAACACAAGATCATTATCTAGATCGCTACGTACAGACCATCACTATTATATATTGCTGACGTTTGTCTTCGCATATCAGGGTCAAAGACACTGGAGCCAATCTCGTTATCTGTCAATGGGGTTTCGACGATGAAGCGAACCATCTCCTCATGCAAAACGAGTTGCCGGCTGTTCGATGGGTCGGTGGACCCGAgatcgaggtgagctattCCTTCAATATAGGATGGGCAGAGCTCATTATGCAATCAAATGTTCTAGCTCATTGCTATTGCTACCAATGGACGAATCGTTCCTCGGTTCGAAGACCTCTCCGCCGATAAGCTTGGTCGGGCTGGTCTTGTCCGAGAACTTACTTTCGGTACCACTAGAGACAAGATGTTGGTCATTGAGGAATGTGCAAACACCAGGGCTGTAACCGTTTTCGTTAGAGGAAGTAACAAGATGGTGAGTAGAAGGTTATGGTTTGCCCTTTGTGTTGGAGCAAGGCTGACTACACCCCCGTTATAGATCATCGATGAGGCTAAACGAGCTCTTCATGATGCTATTTGTGTAGTAAGGAACTTGGTAAAAGACAACCGAGTAGTATATGGAGGCGGTGCAGCAGAAATTTGTGCTTCTATTGCTGTATCTAAAAAGGCCGACGAGGTGAGTGACATAAGGAATCAATCATGCCTCTTTTCATGACTTATGTGAATTGCGCTGACAGTATAAGCTTGAAACGTAGATTCCTTCAATTGAGCAATATGCCATGCGAGCATTCTCAAAAGCTCTCGATGCCATTCCTCTTGCTTTGGCTGAAAACTCTGGTTTATCACCTATCGATACACTTGCCGATGTGAAATCGAGACAAGTCACAGAAGGTAATCCCAGATTAGGTATTGACTGTCTTGGAAAGGgtgagaatggtgagtcatGGGCTCGACAGAATAAAATTCGCCTTTTGCGGGTTAATTTACCATAACGATGTTACAGACATGCGAACACAACACGTTTACGATCCTTTAATCTCGAAACGACAACAATTCTTATTGGCTACTCAAGTAGTAAGAATGATTTTGAGAGTTGACGATGTGATAGGTGAGTGGATAACTTCTCTTTTCACCCCACGGGAATGTCACCACTCCCCTTGATCATTCAGGTtgttttctcctttttcaatCCTAGGAATCAACAGAATATATTGACTGATGACGTTTGTTTCATTGTCGTAGACGCATCTGCATTCTCAGAAGAGTAGAATATGAATGGTATAGCGAACCATAAACTAGTCTAGGGTGTGTATAGGGTATAGGGTATAGGGTATAGGGTATAGGAAGATTCGCAGTTCATCATGAAGTCATGCAAtgcatcaacatcatctttctgGCTTCTCGGTTGTGGAAAAGCTGCCCTTCGTATCAAGCATACTCATAGTTCCCCATTTCTAAATTGCTTTAATTCAGGATACTACCGATTTATCCCGATCAATTGTACCGATATCATAGCGGAACAAAACTTGCCACTGCAATCACGGCCCGGATGATAGCCTAGGGTGATCTCAGGGTGAATGTGAAGTGACGAACAATCTGGCTATAACGGTTTGATCGGTCCGTTATATGCCGTGTTGCTCATACCATACCATACAAAAAGTTGTCTTTCAATATCCGTTTCCAATTATccattcttttctcttccGTTCCATTCTTCTATAAGGCATCCCAAGATCCATCTCAAAGAATAACGATCGTTTAAGcagaacaacaacaagcaTACAACAAAGCACATCCACTTACTCACTCTCC includes the following:
- a CDS encoding T-complex protein 1 subunit epsilon, coding for MSVGQIDPGSAVYAQDENGRPFIIVREQGKKVRTHGLEAIRSHILAARAVTNIIKSSLGPRGLDKILISPDGDITVTNDGATILGQMEVEHQIAKLLVEVSKSQDDEIGDGTTGVVVLAGALLSSALDLLDRGIHPIRIADGYEKACEVAIQELDRVADKIEFSKEDTSNLFKTAKTSLGSKIVSIAHDKFANIAVDAVLSVADLARRDVDFELIKVDGKVGGSLEDTSLVKGVVVDKDMSHPQMPSVVRDAKIAILTCPFEPPRPKTKHKLDIESVEEYKKLREYEKEKFLDMIKMVKDTGANLVICQWGFDDEANHLLMQNELPAVRWVGGPEIELIAIATNGRIVPRFEDLSADKLGRAGLVRELTFGTTRDKMLVIEECANTRAVTVFVRGSNKMIIDEAKRALHDAICVVRNLVKDNRVVYGGGAAEICASIAVSKKADEIPSIEQYAMRAFSKALDAIPLALAENSGLSPIDTLADVKSRQVTEGNPRLGIDCLGKGENDMRTQHVYDPLISKRQQFLLATQVVRMILRVDDVIDASAFSEE